In the genome of Pseudomonas putida, one region contains:
- a CDS encoding peptide ABC transporter ATP-binding protein yields MTVVLSARELTRHYEVSRGLFKGHALVRALNGVSFELEAGKTLAVVGESGCGKSTLARALTLIEEPSSGSLQIAGTEVKGASKAERKQLRRDVQMVFQSPYASLNPRQKIGDQLAEPLLINTALSKTERREKVQKMMEQVGLRPEHYQRYPHMFSGGQRQRIALARAMMLQPKVLVADEPTSALDVSIQAQVLNLFMDLQKEFNTAYVFISHNLAVVRHVADQVLVMYLGRPAEMGPKEDIYEKPLHPYTQALLSATPAIHPDPLKPKIRIAGELPNPLNPPDGCAFHKRCPYATERCAKEVPALRQVSTRQVACHYAEQFL; encoded by the coding sequence ATGACCGTCGTTCTGTCCGCCCGTGAGCTGACCCGCCACTATGAAGTCTCTCGCGGCCTGTTCAAGGGCCATGCGCTGGTGCGCGCCCTCAACGGCGTATCGTTCGAGCTGGAGGCCGGCAAGACCCTCGCCGTGGTCGGCGAGTCCGGCTGCGGCAAGTCCACCCTGGCCCGGGCCCTGACGCTGATCGAGGAACCCTCCTCCGGCTCCCTGCAGATCGCCGGGACCGAGGTCAAAGGCGCCAGCAAGGCCGAGCGCAAGCAACTGCGCCGCGACGTGCAGATGGTCTTCCAGAGCCCTTACGCCTCGCTCAACCCGCGGCAGAAGATCGGCGACCAGCTCGCCGAACCCCTGCTGATCAATACCGCATTGAGCAAGACCGAACGGCGCGAGAAAGTGCAGAAGATGATGGAGCAGGTCGGCCTGCGCCCGGAGCACTACCAGCGTTACCCGCACATGTTCTCCGGCGGTCAGCGCCAGCGCATCGCCCTGGCCCGGGCGATGATGCTGCAACCCAAGGTGTTGGTGGCGGACGAGCCGACATCGGCCCTGGATGTGTCGATCCAGGCACAGGTACTGAACCTGTTCATGGACCTACAGAAGGAGTTCAACACCGCCTACGTGTTCATCTCCCACAACCTCGCGGTGGTGCGCCACGTGGCCGACCAGGTGCTGGTGATGTACCTGGGCCGCCCGGCGGAGATGGGGCCCAAGGAGGACATCTACGAAAAGCCCCTGCACCCCTACACCCAGGCACTGCTGTCGGCGACTCCGGCGATCCACCCCGATCCGCTCAAGCCGAAGATCCGCATTGCCGGTGAGCTGCCCAACCCGCTCAACCCACCAGACGGCTGTGCATTCCACAAGCGCTGCCCGTATGCCACCGAACGTTGTGCCAAGGAAGTACCGGCGTTGAGGCAGGTGAGTACGCGGCAAGTGGCCTGCCACTATGCCGAGCAGTTTCTCTAG
- a CDS encoding AraC family transcriptional regulator — protein MIATTLPDGPEQTPLTADTVLRYHLCWKHRDLDGVMALYHPDIQYHDFFQNRVLGLDELRDYVRASLPHQAGEDIVHSDRIRVDGCTAFIQYQVTVQGGDGLVAFQASEAITVKDGLIWRINEYATLVRRDAQGASRANPRPATSRLGLSPRQLSTMAQDLEHYFQRQRPYLDPELDLQQVADHSGYSRNQISYLLNQVLGQSFYRYVNQARLQHLLASLDAQDAAAPVDDLAFAAGFNSLSAFYKCFREHTGLSPKAYVKQISLRART, from the coding sequence ATGATCGCCACCACCCTCCCCGACGGCCCAGAGCAAACCCCGCTCACGGCCGACACCGTCCTGCGCTACCACTTATGCTGGAAGCACCGTGACCTCGACGGCGTCATGGCGCTGTACCACCCGGACATCCAGTACCACGACTTCTTCCAGAACCGCGTGCTTGGCCTCGACGAGCTGCGCGACTATGTGCGTGCTTCCCTGCCCCACCAGGCCGGCGAAGACATCGTGCACAGCGACCGCATCCGTGTGGACGGCTGCACGGCGTTCATCCAGTACCAAGTCACGGTCCAGGGCGGTGACGGACTGGTGGCGTTCCAGGCCAGCGAGGCGATCACCGTCAAAGACGGGCTGATCTGGCGCATCAACGAATACGCCACCCTGGTGCGTCGTGACGCCCAGGGCGCCAGCCGTGCCAACCCGCGCCCGGCCACCAGTCGCCTGGGCCTGTCACCCCGCCAGCTCTCCACCATGGCCCAAGACCTGGAGCACTACTTCCAGCGTCAGCGCCCCTATCTGGACCCGGAGCTGGACCTGCAACAGGTCGCTGACCACAGCGGCTACAGCCGCAACCAGATCTCCTACCTGCTCAACCAGGTGCTGGGCCAAAGCTTCTACCGCTACGTCAACCAGGCCCGCCTGCAACACCTGCTGGCCAGCCTCGACGCCCAGGACGCCGCAGCCCCGGTCGATGACCTGGCCTTCGCCGCAGGCTTCAATTCGCTGTCGGCGTTCTACAAGTGTTTCCGCGAACACACCGGCTTGTCGCCCAAGGCCTATGTGAAGCAGATTTCCCTGCGTGCACGCACGTAA
- a CDS encoding NAD(P)/FAD-dependent oxidoreductase → MQAWRTISLWMDQLKEPLCARPALGQDLEVDVCIIGAGYTGLWTAYYLKRQAPQLNVAVIDANIAGFGASGRNGGWLMGNLLGEDRMLASLSPQQRRASTDLLHDIPDEVHSVLQREGIDCDYRKGGVLYCAARYPEQERSLRAYLDDLYRQGMNEDDYRWLGPEQLDGQLRVSNAYGAIFSPHVATLQPAKLVRGLARAVERLGVPIYENTPAIEWRTGEVRTPQATIRSQWIVPAVEGYAASLPPLGRHQLPVQSLLVATEPLPESTWAQIGLNHGQAFSEGSRQVTYGQRTADNRLVFGARGGYRFGGRLREDFSLTDSEIALRRYLFGDLFPQLKDVRITHSWGGNLGMARRFHPHMLCDRQRGIALSGGYGGEGVGATNLGGRTLAALILDQHNALTAQPWVYDNRPLSSLASWPPEPCRWLGYNAIIRSFVHEDQTLARPGSAPWRRRLASTLADFMEGFMR, encoded by the coding sequence ATGCAAGCCTGGCGTACGATCAGCCTGTGGATGGACCAACTCAAGGAGCCACTCTGCGCCCGCCCAGCCCTGGGACAAGACCTGGAAGTAGACGTATGCATCATCGGCGCCGGCTACACGGGCCTATGGACCGCCTACTATCTCAAGCGCCAGGCGCCGCAACTGAACGTCGCGGTGATCGACGCCAACATCGCAGGCTTCGGCGCCTCGGGCCGCAACGGCGGCTGGCTGATGGGCAACCTGCTCGGCGAGGACCGGATGCTCGCCAGCCTCTCGCCGCAGCAGCGCCGCGCCAGCACCGATCTGCTGCATGACATCCCCGACGAGGTCCACAGTGTCCTGCAACGCGAGGGCATCGACTGCGACTACCGTAAAGGCGGCGTGCTCTATTGCGCTGCCCGCTATCCGGAACAGGAACGCAGCCTGCGCGCCTACCTGGACGACCTCTATCGCCAAGGCATGAACGAAGACGACTACCGCTGGCTGGGGCCCGAGCAACTGGATGGCCAACTGCGGGTGAGCAATGCCTACGGCGCGATCTTCAGTCCGCACGTCGCCACCCTCCAGCCGGCCAAGCTCGTCCGTGGACTGGCCCGCGCGGTCGAACGCCTCGGCGTGCCGATCTATGAGAACACCCCGGCCATCGAGTGGCGAACCGGCGAGGTGCGCACGCCCCAGGCCACGATCCGCAGCCAGTGGATCGTGCCAGCCGTGGAAGGCTATGCCGCCAGCCTGCCCCCCCTGGGCCGCCATCAGTTGCCGGTGCAAAGCTTGCTGGTGGCCACCGAGCCGCTGCCGGAATCGACCTGGGCACAGATCGGCCTGAACCACGGTCAGGCTTTCAGCGAAGGCAGCCGCCAGGTCACCTATGGCCAACGCACCGCCGACAATCGCCTGGTGTTCGGTGCCCGCGGCGGCTACCGCTTCGGCGGCCGGCTGCGGGAAGACTTCAGCCTCACCGACAGCGAAATCGCCCTGCGCCGCTACCTGTTCGGCGACCTGTTCCCGCAGCTCAAGGACGTGCGTATCACCCACTCCTGGGGCGGCAACCTGGGCATGGCGCGGCGCTTCCACCCGCACATGCTGTGCGACCGCCAGCGCGGCATTGCGTTGTCGGGTGGCTATGGCGGCGAAGGCGTCGGCGCCACCAACCTGGGCGGACGTACCCTGGCCGCGCTGATTCTCGACCAGCACAACGCCCTCACCGCACAACCCTGGGTGTACGACAACCGCCCGCTGTCGAGCCTGGCCAGCTGGCCGCCCGAGCCCTGCCGCTGGCTGGGCTACAACGCAATCATCCGAAGCTTCGTGCACGAGGACCAGACCCTCGCCCGGCCCGGCAGCGCCCCCTGGCGACGCCGCCTGGCCAGCACGCTTGCCGACTTCATGGAAGGCTTCATGCGCTGA
- a CDS encoding cupin domain-containing protein, translating to MSITQFKHTGSVPLESSTPVAVPLSEPVAVTSVTCVERNDGVETGIWECTPGRWRRQIVQQEFCHFIKGRCTFTPDGGEPLLIEAGDAVMLPANSTGTWDIQETVRKTYVLIF from the coding sequence ATGAGCATCACCCAGTTCAAGCACACAGGCAGCGTCCCCCTGGAAAGCTCCACCCCTGTTGCCGTTCCTCTCAGTGAACCGGTCGCGGTCACTTCGGTGACCTGTGTCGAACGCAACGACGGTGTCGAAACCGGCATCTGGGAGTGCACCCCGGGGCGCTGGCGGCGGCAGATCGTACAGCAGGAGTTCTGCCACTTCATCAAGGGCCGCTGCACCTTCACCCCCGACGGTGGCGAGCCCTTGCTCATCGAAGCTGGCGACGCCGTGATGCTGCCGGCCAACAGCACCGGCACCTGGGATATCCAGGAGACAGTGCGCAAGACCTACGTTTTGATTTTTTGA
- a CDS encoding polyamine ABC transporter substrate-binding protein, which produces MRTLLLAPLMLATCVANAADSVKIYNWSSYIAPDTLKQFQHATGIQPTYDVFDSNETLDGKLMTGNSGYDVVFPSNHFMARQIQGKALKPLDKSQLPNWHNLNPVLLKALEVNDPGNRYGFPYLWGSTGIGYNIDKVKAVLGDNAPVDSWDLIFKPENISKLKSCDVAVLDNGPELLPIALHYLGLPHHSQNPADYDKAKALLMQVRPYISYFHSSKYTGDLANGDICVVVGFSGDVLQAKNRAEEANNGVKVGYSIPKEGAPLWFDMVAMPADAPDEKAGYAYMNYLLQPEVMANISDYVQYANGNLKADTLVDPKLKANSMIYPSDEVLGKLYALEAMPAKIDRIRTRIWTSIKAGN; this is translated from the coding sequence ATGCGCACCCTCCTGCTCGCCCCCTTGATGCTCGCCACCTGCGTGGCCAACGCCGCCGACTCGGTGAAGATCTACAACTGGTCCAGCTACATCGCCCCCGACACCCTCAAGCAGTTCCAGCACGCCACAGGCATCCAGCCGACCTACGACGTGTTCGACAGCAACGAGACCCTCGACGGCAAGCTGATGACAGGCAATTCCGGCTACGACGTGGTGTTCCCCTCCAACCACTTCATGGCCCGGCAGATCCAGGGCAAAGCCCTCAAGCCGCTGGACAAGAGCCAGTTGCCCAACTGGCATAACCTCAACCCGGTGCTGCTCAAGGCACTGGAGGTGAACGACCCGGGCAATCGCTATGGTTTCCCCTACCTTTGGGGCAGCACTGGCATTGGTTACAACATCGACAAGGTCAAAGCGGTGCTGGGCGACAATGCGCCGGTGGACTCCTGGGACCTGATCTTCAAGCCCGAGAACATTTCCAAACTCAAAAGCTGCGACGTCGCCGTGCTGGACAATGGCCCGGAGCTGCTGCCGATCGCCCTGCACTACCTGGGCCTGCCACACCACAGTCAGAACCCGGCCGACTACGACAAAGCCAAGGCGCTGCTGATGCAGGTGCGCCCGTACATCAGCTACTTCCACTCCTCCAAGTACACCGGCGACCTGGCCAATGGTGACATCTGCGTGGTGGTGGGCTTCTCGGGGGATGTGCTGCAGGCGAAGAATCGCGCCGAAGAGGCGAACAATGGGGTGAAGGTGGGCTACTCGATCCCCAAGGAAGGGGCGCCGCTGTGGTTCGACATGGTCGCCATGCCCGCCGATGCGCCGGACGAGAAAGCAGGCTATGCCTACATGAACTACCTCTTGCAGCCTGAGGTGATGGCCAACATCAGCGACTACGTGCAGTACGCCAATGGCAACCTCAAAGCCGACACGCTGGTGGACCCGAAGCTCAAGGCCAACAGCATGATCTACCCGAGTGACGAGGTGCTGGGCAAGCTGTATGCCCTGGAAGCGATGCCGGCGAAGATCGACCGCATTCGTACACGGATCTGGACCAGCATCAAAGCCGGAAATTAG